The following coding sequences lie in one Streptomyces venezuelae genomic window:
- a CDS encoding APC family permease — protein MSILTTRSAAAESAEARPDPGEKHRLTALTGLAALSLDALASVAYGPEAIVLVLAAAGGHGLGFTLPVTLAIAGLLAVLVASYRQVIAAFPDGGGSYAVAKRHLGRRTSLVAAASLVLDYVLNVAVAVTAGVAALTSAFPGLYGDRLVICLAVLALITAVNLRGIVESAKVFIVPTAVFVVAIFTLIAVGLFREGPVSTAAADGHASVVADNATTVGALLLLKAFASGCSALTGVEAIANAVPSFREPRARRAQHAEAALGALLGAMLIGLAVLISRFALRPADGVTVLAQLADASLGHNWAFYVVQFATMVLLALSANTSFGGLPVLLELLARDNFVPHVFALKADRQVHRHGVLALAAVSAALLLFSGGDTNTLVPLFAIGVFVGFTVAQTGMVLHWRRERGTNWRGRALLNGAGALLTGVGAVVVTATKFHDGAWLIVIALPLLVLAFETVHRAYTRIGERLGIGRVPEPPCRARSLVVVPVVGLSRLTCEALNTAVSLGDEVRAVTVTYDEPADRETAAALRRDWELWNPGVDLVEIPSAHRTVGGPVAAYVRKVHETHPGVRVTVLIPETEPARRWQRILQNRRGAVVARAVRRNTDAAICRLRFRLT, from the coding sequence ATGTCCATCCTGACCACGAGGTCCGCCGCCGCCGAGAGCGCTGAGGCGCGCCCGGACCCCGGCGAGAAACACCGGCTCACCGCCCTGACCGGCCTCGCCGCACTCTCCCTCGACGCCCTGGCGTCCGTGGCGTACGGGCCCGAGGCGATCGTCCTCGTGCTCGCCGCGGCCGGCGGCCACGGCCTCGGCTTCACCCTCCCCGTCACCCTCGCCATCGCGGGCCTGCTTGCCGTGCTCGTCGCCTCCTACCGGCAGGTGATCGCCGCGTTCCCGGACGGCGGCGGCTCCTACGCCGTGGCCAAGCGGCATCTGGGACGCCGCACGAGCCTCGTCGCCGCGGCCTCCCTCGTCCTCGACTACGTCCTGAACGTCGCCGTCGCCGTCACCGCCGGGGTCGCCGCGCTGACGTCCGCGTTCCCCGGGCTGTACGGCGACCGGCTGGTGATCTGCCTCGCGGTGCTCGCCCTGATCACGGCGGTGAACCTGCGCGGCATCGTCGAGTCCGCGAAGGTGTTCATCGTCCCGACCGCCGTGTTCGTCGTCGCGATCTTCACCCTGATCGCGGTCGGCCTCTTCCGCGAAGGACCGGTCTCGACCGCCGCCGCCGACGGGCACGCCTCCGTCGTCGCCGACAACGCCACGACGGTCGGCGCCCTCCTCCTGCTCAAGGCCTTCGCGTCCGGCTGCTCGGCGCTGACCGGCGTCGAGGCCATCGCGAACGCCGTGCCCTCCTTCCGCGAACCGAGGGCGAGGCGCGCCCAGCACGCGGAGGCCGCCCTCGGCGCGCTGCTCGGCGCGATGCTCATCGGGCTCGCCGTGCTCATCTCCCGCTTCGCGCTGCGGCCCGCCGACGGCGTCACCGTCCTCGCCCAGCTCGCGGACGCCTCCCTCGGCCACAACTGGGCCTTCTACGTCGTCCAGTTCGCCACGATGGTGCTGCTGGCGCTCTCCGCCAACACCTCCTTCGGCGGCCTGCCCGTCCTGCTCGAACTGCTCGCCCGCGACAACTTCGTGCCGCACGTCTTCGCCCTGAAGGCCGACCGCCAGGTGCACCGGCACGGCGTGCTCGCGCTCGCCGCCGTCTCCGCCGCGCTGCTCCTCTTCTCCGGCGGCGACACCAACACCCTCGTGCCACTGTTCGCGATCGGCGTCTTCGTCGGCTTCACCGTCGCGCAGACCGGCATGGTGCTGCACTGGCGGCGCGAGCGCGGCACGAACTGGCGCGGCAGAGCACTGCTCAACGGCGCGGGCGCACTCCTCACCGGCGTCGGCGCGGTCGTCGTGACCGCCACCAAGTTCCACGACGGCGCCTGGCTGATCGTGATCGCGCTGCCGCTGCTCGTGCTCGCCTTCGAGACCGTCCACCGCGCCTACACGCGCATCGGGGAACGGCTCGGCATCGGACGCGTTCCCGAACCCCCGTGCCGCGCACGCTCGTTGGTGGTCGTCCCGGTCGTCGGCCTGTCGAGGCTGACCTGCGAGGCGCTGAACACGGCGGTCTCGCTCGGCGACGAGGTGCGCGCGGTGACCGTGACGTACGACGAGCCCGCCGACCGCGAGACGGCCGCCGCGCTGCGCCGCGACTGGGAGCTGTGGAACCCCGGCGTCGACCTCGTCGAGATCCCCTCCGCGCACCGCACCGTAGGCGGTCCCGTGGCGGCGTACGTCAGGAAGGTCCACGAGACCCACCCGGGCGTCCGGGTCACCGTCCTGATCCCCGAGACCGAACCGGCGCGCCGCTGGCAGCGGATCCTGCAGAACCGGCGCGGGGCGGTCGTCGCCCGTGCTGTGCGCAGAAACACGGACGCGGCGATCTGTCGCCTCAGGTTCCGTCTGACCTGA
- a CDS encoding bifunctional polysaccharide deacetylase/glycosyltransferase family 2 protein, translating to MSRRAAVRRPPRGHWLVLLLVLLVVAVALLFEGWTTHQVDAARAKPPCTRPIPRTADDGKPLLRFSPDGVTTAAMPPGTAAITFDGGPDPVWTPRLLDLLRRHHARATFFVYGKDAAEHPGLMRRILYEGHEIGSYTYSGGDLGVASPLRARLELSLTQTALAGTTGVNTTLLRLPHTTAADTLCGPEWPAAKRAADQGYLVVASDHKDRKPWRGVVTQHSQTDLGYHEAQDLLRDHRVKRFTTISGGLGRASFNAEVPVAQEVKGEGLVWTQQLGHAFLTVMVWALTLTGVLGVLRMLLFAVFARLHVRRLHRYRPGAPRLREVREPVTVLVPAYNEEAGIASTVYSLLASTYPHFQIIVVDDGSTDATADIAESIADADPRVTVIRQPNGGKPSALNTGLAYARHDIVVMVDADTIFEPEALARLVQPLAHPAVGAVSGNTKVGNRRRLLGKWQHLEYVLGFNLDRRMFEVLECMPTVPGAIGAFRRDALMGVGGVSDETLAEDTDLTMALWRAGWRVVYEESAVAWTEVPTTIRQLWRQRYRWCYGTLQSMWKHRRALTELGPAGRFGRRVALYVTLFQIVLPLCAPVVDLFALFGAVFRDPVEAALVWFGFLSVQLVTAAYALRLDRERLRVLWALPLQQLVYRQLMYLVVIHSVTTALLGTRLKWHSMKRAGTADPYLVEAPPPPPEEERPSLQGSRT from the coding sequence GTGAGCCGGCGCGCCGCTGTCCGTCGCCCCCCACGCGGACACTGGCTCGTGCTCCTGCTCGTCCTCCTGGTCGTCGCCGTCGCCCTCCTCTTCGAGGGCTGGACGACCCACCAGGTCGACGCCGCGCGCGCCAAACCGCCGTGCACCCGCCCGATCCCGCGCACCGCCGACGACGGCAAGCCCCTGCTGCGGTTCTCCCCGGACGGCGTCACCACCGCGGCCATGCCGCCCGGCACCGCCGCGATCACCTTCGACGGCGGACCCGACCCGGTGTGGACACCGCGCCTGCTCGACCTCCTGCGCAGGCACCACGCACGGGCCACCTTCTTCGTGTACGGGAAGGACGCCGCCGAACATCCCGGGCTGATGCGGCGGATCCTGTACGAGGGCCACGAGATCGGCTCGTACACGTACAGCGGCGGTGACCTCGGTGTCGCGTCGCCGCTGCGCGCCCGCCTCGAACTGTCCCTCACCCAGACCGCGCTCGCGGGCACGACCGGCGTCAACACGACGCTGCTGCGGCTGCCGCACACCACGGCCGCCGACACGCTCTGCGGCCCCGAGTGGCCCGCCGCGAAGCGGGCGGCGGACCAGGGCTACCTGGTGGTCGCCTCCGACCACAAGGACCGCAAGCCGTGGCGGGGCGTGGTGACCCAGCACAGCCAGACCGACCTCGGCTACCACGAGGCCCAGGACCTGCTGCGGGACCACCGCGTGAAGCGGTTCACCACCATCAGCGGCGGCCTCGGCAGGGCCTCGTTCAACGCCGAGGTCCCCGTCGCGCAGGAGGTCAAGGGCGAGGGTCTGGTGTGGACGCAGCAGCTCGGGCACGCCTTCCTCACCGTGATGGTGTGGGCGCTCACCCTCACCGGCGTGCTCGGCGTCCTGCGGATGCTCCTGTTCGCGGTGTTCGCCCGGCTCCACGTGCGCAGGCTGCACCGGTACCGGCCCGGAGCGCCCCGGCTGCGCGAGGTGCGGGAGCCGGTGACGGTCCTGGTGCCCGCGTACAACGAGGAGGCGGGCATCGCCTCCACCGTGTACTCGCTGCTCGCCTCGACCTACCCGCACTTCCAGATCATCGTCGTCGACGACGGCTCCACCGACGCCACCGCCGACATCGCCGAGTCCATCGCCGACGCCGACCCGCGGGTGACGGTGATCCGGCAGCCCAACGGCGGCAAGCCGAGCGCCCTCAACACCGGCCTGGCGTACGCACGGCACGACATCGTCGTGATGGTCGACGCGGACACCATCTTCGAACCCGAGGCCCTGGCCCGCCTCGTGCAGCCGCTCGCCCACCCGGCGGTCGGCGCGGTCAGCGGCAACACCAAGGTCGGCAACCGGCGCCGCCTCCTCGGCAAGTGGCAGCACCTGGAGTACGTACTCGGCTTCAACCTGGACCGGCGGATGTTCGAGGTCCTGGAGTGCATGCCGACCGTGCCGGGGGCGATCGGCGCCTTCCGCAGGGACGCGCTGATGGGCGTCGGCGGTGTCAGTGACGAGACCCTCGCCGAGGACACCGACCTCACGATGGCGCTCTGGCGGGCGGGGTGGCGCGTCGTGTACGAGGAGTCGGCGGTCGCCTGGACCGAGGTGCCGACCACGATCAGGCAGCTGTGGCGCCAGCGCTACCGCTGGTGCTACGGCACCCTCCAGTCGATGTGGAAGCACCGCCGCGCGCTGACGGAGCTCGGCCCCGCGGGACGCTTCGGGCGCCGCGTGGCGCTCTACGTCACGCTGTTCCAGATCGTGCTGCCGCTGTGCGCACCCGTCGTCGACCTGTTCGCCCTGTTCGGCGCGGTGTTCCGCGACCCCGTGGAGGCGGCCCTCGTCTGGTTCGGGTTCCTCTCCGTGCAGCTGGTCACCGCCGCGTACGCGCTGCGGCTCGACCGCGAACGGCTGCGGGTCCTGTGGGCGCTGCCGCTGCAGCAGCTCGTCTACCGGCAGCTGATGTACCTGGTGGTCATCCACTCCGTGACGACGGCGCTGCTCGGCACCCGTCTGAAGTGGCACAGCATGAAACGGGCGGGCACGGCCGACCCCTATCTGGTCGAGGCACCGCCCCCGCCGCCCGAGGAGGAGCGGCCGAGTCTGCAAGGGAGCCGGACATGA
- a CDS encoding LCP family protein, giving the protein MTQTDPTVTRERFAERPSSRYGPRRAHARRPRRRRRLRRTVLVLLAAAVVAAGGTYGWAETRLQRDVDLGAYGDRPPPGEGTNYLIVGSDSRDGLSEDDVKDLHAGGGGGRRTDSMMLLHTGANGATMVSLPRDSWVTLPGRLDTTTGKTKRSEGDKLNAAFSYGGPELLAHTVERNTGLRVDHYAEIGFAGFVNIVDAIGGVRMCLDRDIKDEKSGADLRKGCHTLNGKQALAYVRQRHQEREGDLGRSKNQQKLLSTLAHQAARPDTLFDPTRIGPAAQAGLDTLIVDEDMSLRDLSRMFRAVQSVSGGHGRRLNVPVSGIGIPTSKGNVLKWDPKKAPRLFADLRHDRPPTV; this is encoded by the coding sequence ATGACACAGACGGACCCCACGGTCACGCGGGAGCGGTTCGCCGAGCGCCCCAGTTCCCGCTACGGGCCACGGCGCGCCCACGCCCGCAGACCGAGGAGGCGCAGGCGCCTGCGGCGGACGGTGCTCGTCCTGCTGGCCGCCGCGGTCGTCGCGGCGGGCGGCACGTACGGCTGGGCCGAGACCCGCCTCCAGCGCGACGTCGACCTCGGCGCGTACGGCGACCGACCGCCGCCCGGCGAGGGCACCAACTACCTCATCGTGGGCTCGGACAGCCGCGACGGGCTCTCCGAGGACGACGTGAAGGACCTGCACGCGGGCGGGGGCGGCGGACGGCGCACCGACTCGATGATGCTGCTGCACACCGGGGCCAACGGCGCGACGATGGTCAGCCTGCCGCGCGACTCCTGGGTCACCCTGCCCGGCCGCCTCGACACGACGACGGGCAAGACGAAGCGCTCGGAAGGGGACAAGCTGAACGCCGCCTTCTCCTACGGCGGCCCCGAGCTCCTCGCGCACACCGTCGAGCGGAACACCGGCCTGCGCGTCGATCACTACGCGGAGATCGGCTTCGCCGGGTTCGTGAACATCGTCGATGCCATCGGCGGCGTACGGATGTGCCTGGACCGCGACATCAAGGACGAGAAGTCGGGCGCCGACCTGCGCAAGGGCTGCCACACCCTGAACGGCAAGCAGGCGCTCGCCTACGTCCGCCAGCGCCACCAGGAGCGGGAGGGCGACCTGGGCAGGTCGAAGAACCAGCAGAAGCTCCTGTCGACCCTCGCCCACCAGGCGGCACGCCCCGACACGCTCTTCGACCCCACGCGGATCGGCCCGGCCGCGCAGGCCGGACTCGACACGCTCATCGTCGACGAGGACATGAGCCTGCGCGATCTGAGCCGGATGTTCCGCGCCGTGCAGAGCGTCTCGGGCGGACACGGCAGGCGGCTCAACGTGCCCGTCTCCGGCATCGGCATCCCCACGTCCAAGGGCAACGTCCTGAAGTGGGACCCGAAGAAGGCCCCCCGGCTCTTCGCCGACCTGCGCCACGACAGGCCGCCGACCGTGTGA
- a CDS encoding phosphatase PAP2 family protein, whose protein sequence is MERAAWRRPRVLLWAGAGVVALGLLIALEVAARHYGGEPGPLTNQAREVLFPPKPGPLYGGLALMMVVLTWRQRFIAAGAAIGIDAVFVLVRWAVDADVPEGQFFGNGALWAMLGCAVFAITRRTGEQRVLLLKGVALGLLLVAGRKTGDTWLLITAKTHPTVLDPYVAVADHALGNPSWLAGRLLDAGGPVVRNVTDLVYAQLAVAAVVVALYQLRNVSIEGRFPRHHLVRTFLLIGLIGPAFYMIFPVVGPIFAYGPGTSGTGGLQWAVADLWPHTPPQITAPHPVPYDGITPRNCMPSLHTAWATAIFIHSRKGPRWLRYAGTFWLVATLTATLGFGYHYGVDLLAGVVFSLTVEAGLRTFDRGWDRSGVRLVAYGTAVFAALLASYRFLPVEMAEHPWVAGPLVVLAMLSVIYVYVRTTRMWDARPEPVRLPRQADPAPELV, encoded by the coding sequence ATGGAGCGCGCCGCGTGGCGTCGGCCACGGGTGCTCCTGTGGGCCGGGGCGGGTGTGGTGGCCCTCGGGCTGCTCATCGCCCTGGAGGTCGCCGCCCGTCACTACGGCGGCGAGCCGGGCCCCCTAACCAACCAGGCGCGCGAAGTGCTGTTCCCGCCCAAACCGGGGCCGCTCTACGGCGGCCTCGCGCTGATGATGGTGGTGCTCACCTGGCGGCAGAGGTTCATCGCCGCCGGTGCCGCGATCGGCATCGACGCCGTCTTCGTGCTGGTGCGGTGGGCGGTCGACGCCGACGTGCCGGAAGGGCAGTTCTTCGGCAACGGCGCGCTCTGGGCCATGCTGGGCTGCGCGGTCTTCGCGATCACCCGCCGCACCGGCGAGCAGCGCGTCCTGCTCCTGAAGGGCGTCGCCCTGGGGCTGCTCCTCGTGGCCGGCCGCAAGACCGGTGACACCTGGCTGCTCATCACGGCCAAGACCCACCCGACCGTCCTCGATCCGTACGTGGCCGTCGCCGACCACGCCCTGGGCAACCCGTCGTGGCTCGCGGGCCGGCTCCTGGACGCCGGCGGTCCCGTCGTCAGGAACGTGACGGACCTCGTCTACGCGCAGCTCGCGGTCGCCGCGGTCGTCGTCGCCCTGTACCAGCTGCGCAACGTGTCCATCGAGGGCCGCTTCCCGCGCCACCACCTGGTGCGCACGTTCCTGCTGATCGGCCTCATCGGACCCGCCTTCTACATGATCTTCCCGGTGGTCGGCCCGATCTTCGCGTACGGCCCCGGCACCTCGGGCACGGGCGGCCTCCAGTGGGCGGTGGCCGACCTGTGGCCGCACACCCCGCCGCAGATCACCGCCCCGCACCCGGTGCCGTACGACGGGATCACCCCGCGCAACTGCATGCCCAGCCTGCACACGGCATGGGCCACGGCGATCTTCATCCACTCCCGCAAGGGGCCGCGCTGGCTCCGGTACGCGGGCACCTTCTGGCTCGTCGCGACGCTCACCGCGACGCTGGGCTTCGGCTACCACTACGGCGTGGACCTCCTCGCGGGCGTGGTGTTCTCGCTCACGGTCGAGGCGGGTCTGCGCACGTTCGACCGCGGCTGGGACCGGTCCGGGGTCCGCCTCGTCGCCTACGGCACCGCCGTGTTCGCCGCGCTCCTCGCCTCGTACCGCTTCCTGCCGGTGGAGATGGCCGAACACCCGTGGGTGGCCGGCCCCCTCGTCGTCCTCGCGATGCTCTCGGTGATCTACGTGTACGTGCGGACCACGCGCATGTGGGACGCGCGGCCCGAGCCGGTGCGGCTGCCCCGGCAGGCGGACCCCGCGCCCGAGCTCGTGTGA
- a CDS encoding PRC-barrel domain containing protein has protein sequence MTDRVPAPGSPNSPVSVARLLDCAVEGSDGPIGKVDPVSEEVAPDHIVVDTGGTLLSKKVLLPLWVVSHVDEATRTVHVPHTKDHVRDAPRFDRDLRVTDPSYRARIDAHYTGQPGS, from the coding sequence ATGACCGACAGAGTCCCGGCCCCGGGGAGCCCGAACAGCCCCGTCTCCGTCGCCCGCCTCCTGGACTGCGCGGTGGAGGGCAGCGACGGACCGATCGGCAAGGTCGACCCGGTCTCGGAGGAAGTGGCGCCCGACCACATCGTCGTCGACACCGGCGGGACGCTCCTGAGCAAGAAGGTCCTGCTGCCCCTCTGGGTCGTCTCGCACGTCGACGAGGCGACCCGTACCGTCCACGTGCCCCACACGAAGGACCACGTCAGGGACGCCCCGCGATTCGACAGGGACCTGCGGGTCACCGACCCGAGCTATCGGGCCCGGATCGACGCGCACTACACCGGGCAGCCGGGGAGCTGA
- a CDS encoding RrF2 family transcriptional regulator, translating to MRITARTDYAIRAMAELAGSPQSPQKAEQLSESQGIPVRFLLAILRELRQHRLVHSSRGPDGGYRLARPPEEISLADIIRAIDGSLANFRDLKLSELDYPGPAAALPDVWRAVRVSLRQVLERVTLADLAAGELPPSVKQQAQEYREDVRYPPA from the coding sequence ATGCGGATCACTGCCCGGACGGACTATGCGATACGGGCGATGGCCGAACTGGCCGGCAGTCCGCAGTCGCCGCAGAAGGCCGAGCAGCTGTCCGAGTCGCAGGGCATACCGGTGCGTTTCCTGCTGGCGATCCTGCGCGAGCTGCGCCAGCACCGTCTCGTGCACAGCAGTCGCGGCCCCGACGGCGGATACCGGCTCGCAAGGCCGCCCGAGGAGATCTCCCTCGCCGACATCATCCGGGCCATCGACGGTTCGCTGGCGAACTTCCGCGACCTCAAGCTCAGCGAGCTCGACTACCCGGGCCCGGCGGCGGCGCTGCCGGACGTGTGGCGTGCGGTCCGGGTGAGCCTGCGCCAGGTACTGGAACGGGTGACGCTCGCCGACCTGGCGGCCGGCGAGCTGCCACCCTCGGTCAAGCAGCAGGCACAGGAGTACCGGGAGGACGTCAGGTACCCGCCCGCCTAG
- the cysC gene encoding adenylyl-sulfate kinase has translation MRHRTGCTVWLTGLPSAGKSSVARELATRLRAEGHRVEVLDGDETRSHLSAGLGFSREDRDTHVRRIGMVAEVLARNGVIVLVPVIAPYRANRESVRLRHDLARIPYLEIHVAAPVEVCSVRDVKGLYARQAAGALQGLTGVDDPYEAPERPDLRLHTHREPVSVSADGVHLMLTERGLI, from the coding sequence GTGCGCCACCGCACCGGCTGCACCGTCTGGCTCACCGGACTGCCCAGCGCGGGAAAGAGCAGCGTCGCCCGGGAACTGGCCACCCGCCTGCGCGCCGAGGGCCACCGGGTCGAGGTCCTCGACGGGGACGAGACGCGCTCCCACCTCTCGGCGGGGCTCGGCTTCTCCCGCGAGGACCGCGACACGCACGTACGACGGATCGGCATGGTCGCCGAGGTGCTCGCCCGCAACGGCGTCATCGTGCTGGTGCCGGTCATCGCGCCCTACCGGGCCAACCGCGAGAGCGTCCGGCTCCGCCACGACCTCGCGCGCATCCCATACCTGGAGATCCACGTCGCGGCGCCCGTGGAGGTCTGCTCGGTACGGGACGTGAAGGGCCTGTACGCCAGACAGGCCGCCGGAGCCCTGCAGGGACTGACCGGCGTGGACGACCCCTACGAGGCGCCCGAGCGTCCCGACCTGCGCCTGCACACGCACCGCGAGCCGGTCTCGGTATCGGCGGACGGCGTCCACCTCATGCTCACCGAACGGGGGCTCATATGA
- the cysD gene encoding sulfate adenylyltransferase subunit CysD: MTTVASTTAGLPTGGTPHLSHLDVLESEAVHILREVAGEFENPVILFSGGKDSIVMLHLALKAFTPAPVPFALLHVDTGHNFPEVLEYRDRAVARHGLRLHVASVQEYIDRGVLKERPDGTRNPLQTLPLTEKIQSERFDAVFGGGRRDEEKARAKERVFSLRDEFSQWDPRRQRPELWNLYNGRHAPGEHVRVFPLSNWTELDVWQYIAREEIELPGIYFAHEREVFQRSGMWLTAGEWGGPKEGETVERRRVRYRTVGDMSCTGAVDSDATTLDAVITEIAASRLTERGATRADDKMSEAAMEDRKREGYF; the protein is encoded by the coding sequence ATGACCACGGTCGCGTCGACGACTGCCGGGCTGCCGACCGGCGGCACACCCCACCTCTCGCACCTGGACGTGCTGGAGTCGGAGGCCGTGCACATCCTGCGCGAGGTGGCGGGCGAGTTCGAGAACCCGGTGATCCTCTTCTCCGGCGGCAAGGACTCCATCGTCATGCTGCATCTGGCGCTGAAGGCGTTCACGCCGGCGCCGGTGCCGTTCGCGCTGCTGCACGTCGACACCGGGCACAACTTCCCCGAGGTCCTTGAGTACCGCGACCGGGCGGTGGCCCGGCATGGGCTGCGGCTGCACGTCGCCTCCGTGCAGGAGTACATCGACCGCGGCGTCCTGAAGGAGCGTCCTGACGGGACCCGCAACCCGCTCCAGACGCTGCCGTTGACGGAGAAGATCCAGAGCGAGCGGTTCGACGCGGTGTTCGGGGGCGGGCGGCGGGACGAGGAGAAGGCGCGCGCGAAGGAGCGCGTGTTCTCGCTGCGGGACGAGTTCTCGCAGTGGGACCCGCGCCGCCAGCGGCCGGAGCTGTGGAACCTGTACAACGGGCGGCACGCGCCCGGCGAGCACGTCCGCGTGTTTCCGCTCTCCAACTGGACCGAGCTGGACGTGTGGCAGTACATCGCCCGCGAGGAGATCGAGCTGCCCGGGATCTACTTCGCCCATGAGCGTGAGGTGTTCCAGCGCTCGGGGATGTGGCTGACGGCGGGCGAGTGGGGTGGGCCCAAGGAGGGGGAGACGGTCGAGAGGCGCCGGGTGCGCTACCGGACCGTCGGTGACATGTCCTGCACCGGCGCGGTGGACTCCGACGCCACCACGCTGGACGCCGTCATCACCGAGATCGCCGCGTCCCGCCTCACCGAGCGCGGCGCGACCCGCGCCGACGACAAGATGTCCGAGGCCGCGATGGAGGACCGGAAGCGCGAGGGGTACTTCTGA
- a CDS encoding sulfate adenylyltransferase subunit 1 produces MSVRTGTAGTARTTVDTLSFATAGSVDDGKSTLVGRLLHDSKSVLADQLEAVERASASRGADAPDLALLTDGLRAEREQGITIDVAYRYFATARRRFILADTPGHVQYTRNMVTGASTAELTVILVDARNGVVEQTRRHTAIAALLRVPHVVVAVNKMDLVGYAESVFAAIAEEFTAYATGLGVPEVTAIPISALAGDNVVEPSAHMDWYGGPTVLEHLETVPVGQDPATRAGRLPVQYVIRPRTAEHPDYRGYAGRIDAGTFRVGDDVTVLPSGRTTRISGIDLLGEPVDAAWPTQSVTVLLQDDVDVSRGDLIVPSAAAPALTQDVTATVCHVADAPLTVGHRVLLRHGTRTVKAIVKDIPSLLTLDDLSPHPHPGRLVANDIGRVRLRTAEPLPLDSYADSRRTGSFILVDPGDGTTLTAGMVGDSAAGATACGR; encoded by the coding sequence ATGAGCGTTCGCACTGGGACGGCGGGCACGGCCCGCACCACCGTCGACACGCTGTCCTTCGCCACCGCCGGTTCCGTCGACGACGGCAAGTCCACCCTCGTAGGACGGCTGTTGCACGACTCCAAGTCGGTCCTGGCCGACCAGCTTGAGGCCGTGGAGCGCGCCTCCGCGAGCCGGGGCGCCGACGCCCCCGACCTCGCCCTCCTCACGGACGGCCTGCGCGCCGAACGGGAGCAGGGCATCACGATCGACGTCGCGTACCGCTACTTCGCGACGGCGCGGCGCCGGTTCATCCTGGCCGACACGCCGGGCCACGTGCAGTACACGCGGAACATGGTCACCGGCGCCTCCACGGCCGAGCTCACGGTGATCCTGGTCGACGCCCGCAACGGCGTCGTCGAGCAGACCCGCCGCCACACCGCCATCGCCGCCCTCCTGCGCGTCCCGCACGTCGTCGTCGCCGTCAACAAGATGGACCTCGTCGGGTACGCGGAGTCCGTCTTCGCCGCGATCGCCGAGGAGTTCACCGCGTACGCGACCGGGCTCGGTGTTCCCGAGGTCACCGCGATCCCGATCTCCGCGCTGGCCGGGGACAACGTGGTGGAGCCGTCCGCGCACATGGACTGGTACGGCGGCCCGACCGTCCTGGAGCACCTGGAGACCGTGCCCGTCGGCCAGGACCCGGCGACCCGCGCCGGCCGCCTCCCCGTGCAGTACGTGATCCGCCCGCGGACCGCCGAGCACCCGGACTACCGCGGCTACGCGGGCAGGATCGACGCCGGTACGTTCCGCGTCGGCGACGACGTCACCGTCCTGCCGTCCGGCCGGACCACGCGGATCTCCGGCATCGACCTGCTGGGCGAGCCGGTCGACGCGGCGTGGCCGACGCAGTCGGTGACGGTCCTGCTCCAGGACGACGTGGACGTCTCGCGCGGCGACCTCATCGTGCCGAGCGCGGCCGCGCCCGCGCTGACGCAGGACGTGACGGCGACCGTCTGCCACGTGGCCGACGCGCCGCTGACCGTCGGCCACCGGGTACTGCTCAGACACGGCACCCGAACGGTCAAGGCCATCGTCAAGGACATCCCGTCCCTGCTCACTCTCGACGACCTGTCCCCGCATCCGCACCCCGGCCGGCTCGTCGCCAACGACATCGGACGGGTGCGGCTGCGCACCGCCGAGCCGCTGCCCCTCGACTCCTACGCCGACTCGCGCCGCACCGGTTCGTTCATCCTCGTCGACCCGGGAGACGGCACCACCCTGACCGCGGGCATGGTGGGCGACTCCGCGGCAGGCGCTACCGCTTGTGGCCGATGA